From one Lolium rigidum isolate FL_2022 chromosome 4, APGP_CSIRO_Lrig_0.1, whole genome shotgun sequence genomic stretch:
- the LOC124648281 gene encoding umecyanin-like has protein sequence MARSKGHLSLLLLSAVVASLVAGSSAGIYHIVGAGKGWRIAPNRTYYEEWARTRNISIGDKLMFLYRSGVYNIVEVPSKDLFVGCSMRNITNRYQNGPTIIELTQPGPRFYFCGVGKHCEEGQKLTINVSAVAQQSRVDDLAASSSSHATAAHRLLCLAACLLASALSMLM, from the exons ATGGCGAGGAGCAAGGGCCACCTCTCGTTGCTGCTCCTGTCGGCGGTCGTGGCGTCCCTCGTCGCCGGCTCGTCGGCAGGAATCTACCACATCGTCGGCGCCGGCAAGGGCTGGCGGATTGCCCCCAACCGGACCTACTACGAGGAGTGGGCCCGCACCAGGAACATCAGCATCGGCGACAAGCTCA TGTTCTTGTACCGGAGCGGGGTGTACAACATCGTGGAGGTGCCGAGCAAGGACCTGTTCGTGGGGTGCAGCATGCGCAACATCACCAACCGGTACCAGAACGGCCCCACCATCATCGAGCTCACCCAGCCCGGCCCGCGCTTCTACTTCTGCGGCGTCGGCAAGCACTGCGAGGAAGGCCAGAAGCTCACCATCAACGTCTCCGCCGTCGCGCAGCAGTCGCGGGTCGACGACCTCGCCGCCAGCTCGTCCAGCCACGCCACGGCGGCGCATCGCCTGCTCTGCCTCGCCGCCTGCTTGCTGGCCTCTGCATTGTCGATGCTCATGTAA
- the LOC124707074 gene encoding putative glucose-6-phosphate 1-epimerase: protein MSMGRYASATTDPDWTGAGQAVLLRSPRGATARVSLHGGQVVSWTNDRGEELLFTSSKANLKPPKAMRGGIPICFPQFGNCGTLERHGFARNRMWALDEEHQPLNRSDSGTRAFVDLILKPSEEDLKCWPHCFEFRLRISLSKDGDLSLVSRIRNVNGKPFSFSFGYHTYISVSDISEVRIEGLETLDYLDNLSQRERHTEQGDAITFESEVDRVYVSSPNVIAVLDHEKKRTFVIRKEGLPDTVVWNPWEKKSKTMPDFGDEEYKQTLCVDAAAVERSITLKPGEEWTGKLELSAVPSTNCSDHLDQPGIM, encoded by the exons ATGAGCATGGGCCGCTACGCCAGCGCGACGACGGATCCGGACTGGACCGGGGCCGGCCAGGCAGTGCTGCTCCGCTCGCCCCGGGGCGCCACCGCGCGG GTGAGCCTGCACGGCGGCCAGGTCGTCTCCTGGACCAACGACCGCGGCGAGGAGCTACTCTTCACCAGCAGCAAG GCAAACCTGAAGCCACCCAAGGCGATGCGCGGTGGAATTCCGATATGCTTTCCACAG TTCGGAAACTGCGGGACCCTGGAGCGACATGGATTTGCGAGGAATAGGATGTGGGCCCTAGATGAGGAGCATCAGCCACTGAATCGTAGTGACAGCGGCACCAGAGCTTTTGTTGACCTTATCCTAAAGCCATCTGAAGAAGACCTCAAGTGCTGGCCACATTG TTTTGAGTTCCGCCTGAGAATCTCTCTTTCAAAGGATGGTGACCTCTCACTAGTGTCGCGCATCAGAAATGTTAATGGAAAGCCATTCAGTTTCTCATTTGGCTATCACACATATATCTCTGTTTCCGATATCAG CGAGGTGAGGATAGAAGGCTTAGAGACCCTTGATTATCTGGACAATCTTAGCCAGCGAGAGCGTCATACAGAACAAGGGGACGCCATAACATTTGAATCCGAG GTTGACCGAGTGTACGTTAGCTCACCAAATGTAATAGCGGTTCTCGACCATGAGAAGAAGCGCACCTTTGTCATAAGAAAGGAAGGACTTCCGGACACTG TCGTGTGGAATCCATGGGAGAAGAAGTCGAAGACGATGCCGGACTTTGGCGACGAGGAGTACAAACAGACGCTGTGTGTCGACGCTGCTGCGGTGGAGAGATCGATCACTCTGAAACCAGGGGAGGAGTGGACAGGGAAGCTGGAGCTTTCGGCCGTCCCGTCAACAAACTGCAGTGATCATCTTGATCAGCCTGGTATCATGTAA
- the LOC124707073 gene encoding common plant regulatory factor 1-like, translating into MAHDEAVATQRTGKIGSPPKDQPAPYPYPDWSAMQAYYGPGVLPPTYFAPPMAPGHPHPQYMWGPQPMMPPPFGTPYAAMYPHGGAYPHPLMPMMANPLGVEPAKSASSKDKSSNKKLKEIDGTAVSTGSGDSKRTSSSGDYSGEGSSDVNDLKVSRTPRRRSLDGGLDTEATAAARITDVLTPNPIMGNGAILSNQCFPVPVIKPSITNAANSRAIGTPVSQLPGVMLPTHTGISAEISNKDEREVKREKRKQSNRESARRSRLRKQAETEELAVQVESLTAENTSLRSEIGKLTKSSEKLRMENSALAVKLKDTAAPTDAEMPPDKPPAAAASSSPRIVENFLSMIDDTSKSGVSNHMELSEPKLRQLLGSSAPTDVVAAS; encoded by the exons ATGGCGCAtgatgaagcagtggctacccagagGACTGGAAAAATAGGATCACCTCCCAAG GATCAACCAGCTCCCTATCCGTATCCTGATTGGTCAGCCATGCAG GCATACTATGGCCCTGGTGTCCTGCCACCAACATATTTTGCCCCACCAATGGCTCCTGGTCATCCACATCCGCAGTATATGTGGGGTCCTCAG CCTATGATGCCACCCCCTTTTGGAACACCATATGCCGCTATGTACCCACATGGTGGAGCTTACCCGCATCCGCTTATGCCCATG ATGGCAAATCCATTGGGCGTGGAGCCAGCCAAATCTGCAAGCAGTAAGGATAAAAGTTCCAATAAGAAACTTAAGGAAATTGATGGGACTGCAGTATCTACTGGCAGTGGTGACAGTAAAAGAACGTCATCCAG TGGGGATTATAGCGGGGAAGGCTCCAGTGATGTAAATGATCTGAAG GTGAGCAGGACTCCTAGGAGACGGAGCTTGGATGGTGGACTTG ACACAGAAGCAACCGCCGCTGCGAGGATTACAGATGTTTTGACTCCTAACCCTATAATGGGAAATGGAGCAATTCTGTCAAACCAATGTTTTCCAGTTCCGGTCATTAAACCCAGtatcactaatgctgctaattcaAGAGCAATAGGCACACCAGTATCTCAATTGCCAGGTGTTATGCTTCCAACTCATACGGGAATATCAGCTGAAATATCAAATAAG GATGAGAGGGAAGTAAAGCGTGAAAAGAGGAAGCAATCAAATAGGGAATCTGCTAGACGGTCGAGGCTGAGAAAGCAG GCTGAGACAGAGGAGTTGGCTGTACAAGTAGAATCACTTACGGCCGAGAACACATCTCTAAGATCTGAAATCGGCAAGCTAACGAAAAGCTCTGAGAAGCTCAGAATGGAGAATTCCGCTCTAGCG GTGAAACTTAAGGACACTGCAGCACCGACCGATGCAGAGATGCCTCCGGACAAACCACCAGCAGCTGCTGCATCCTCCTCTCCTCGCATTGTGGAAAATTTCCTGTCGATGATTGATGACACAAGCAAGTCAGGCGTAAGCAACCATATGGAGCTCAGCGAGCCCAAGCTTCGCCAGCTCCTAGGCTCCAGCGCGCCGACAGATGTTGTAGCGGCTAGCTGA
- the LOC124649503 gene encoding uncharacterized protein LOC124649503: MAMAVPTSLRALAPPALRPYYPLGTSGSARPSPSRATRGLPRRRGVALAASAALPSDAEWLERLPEKKKPLYTHSLPGIEAWLRSIGFAQSREDRAVWVAETPLWHARLSLDVTDLHIRYLKSGPGNLEKVMERRFSYALSREDIENAILGGP, encoded by the exons ATGGCCATGGCTGTGCCGACCTCGCTGCGCGCCCTGGCTCCCCCGGCGCTCCGCCCCTACTACCCTCTAGGGACGAGCGGGTCCGCGCGCCCGTCTCCGTCCCGCGCCACGAGGGGGCTGCCCCGGCGAAGGGGCGTGGCTCTGGCGGCCTCGGCGGCGCTGCCGTCGGACGCGGAGTGGCTGGAGCGgctgccggagaagaagaagccgcTGTACACGCACAGCTTGCCGGGCATCGAGGCGTGGCTGCGCAGCATCGGGTTCGCGCAGTCCCGCGAGGACCGCGCCGTCTGGGTCGCCGAGACCCCGCTCTGGCACGCCCGCCTCAGCCTCGACGTCACCGACCTCCACATCAG ATACTTGAAAAGCGGCCCTGGAAATCTTGAGAAGGTCATGGAGAGAAGATTCAGCTACGcgctgagcagagaagacatcgagAACGCGATACTCGGTGGACCTTAG